CCACCTGACCCTTCCAGAGAAAGACGGCGCCCGCCTCGCCCCGGGTCACCACGGGCAGCAACACGCCCAGGCCCGCCAGGTGATGCAGCGCCTCCACGGGCCCCGGCTGCCCGGTGGCGAAGGCCACCTCCTCCTCGGACATCTTCACCACCGTGCAGCGCGGCAGCAGCCGCCCGAGCAGCTCGCGCAGCACCTGGGGCTCCTCCCAGGCATGGATGCGGATGTTGGGGTCGCAACTCACGATGCGCCCCGCCGCGCGCGCGGCCTCCACGCCGCGCAACATCGCCGCGCGCGCCTCGGGCAGCGCCAGGGAGTTGGTGCCCAGGTGCATGACCCGCGCGCGGGCGAGGAAGGCGGGGTCCACGTCCCGCTCGGCCAGGAGGAACTCGGCCGAGCGCGTGCGGAAGTAGCAGAAGCTGCGCTCGCCCCGCGCGTCGAGCGAGATGAAGACGAGCCCCGTGCGGCCCTCGGCCGTCTGGCGCAGGCGGCTCACGTCGACGCCCTCGGCGGCCAGGCGCTCGCGCAGCAGGTGGCCGAACTCGTCCTCGCCCACCACGCCCACGCTGGCCGAGCGGCCCCCCAGGCGCGCCACGCCCACGGCGACATTGGCCAGCGAGCCGCCGATGCCCGGGGTCCAGGAGGCCACGTCCCGCACGCGCTCACCGGCCCGCGTGGGGAGGAAGTCCACCAGGCACTCGCCCACACACACCACGTCGAGCGCGGCCGCCTCGTCCTGCGTCATGGGTGCCTCCTGGCCGCCGCCATCAGTCCAGCCCCACCTGGTCCATGAAGTCCACGCTCTTGAGGCGGCGGCCCAGGTGGTGGGAGATGAAAAGGTTGAGCAGCGCGCGCGCCCGGGCCCGGAGCTCCGCGGGCAGCGGAGTGCGCTCGCCATCCTGGAGCGCCCGGAGGCCGGAGAGCAGCTCGGCGGAGATGGCCACCGCGTCGCGCGCCCGGACCGCGCAGGCCTCGCACACCGCGCCGCCATGGGCCTGATCGAAGCGGGGCCGTTCGCCCGGAGGGCCGCCGCACAACGAGCACGAGTCGAAGCGCGGCATGAGGCCCGCGTGGGCCAGCGCCGACAGCTCGAAGGCCAGCAGCGAGGTGGGGCCCGCCTCCTTCGCATCGAGCTTGTGCAGGTAGCCCTCGAGCAGCGCGAAGAGCTCCGGGTGGGGCTCGTGATCGCGCGTCAGCTCGCGGCACAGCTCCACGGCGTAGAGGGCCCGGGCGATGAGGGGCAGATCCGCGCGGGCCGCGTAGTAGCCCGTGACGATGTCGGCCGAGTCCAGGCGCACCGTGGCGCCCCGCGTCTCCACGAGCTGCACGCGCAGGCGCATGTAGGGCTCCAACGCGCCGGCGAAGCGGCGTTTGCTCTTGCGCGCCCCGGCGGCGAAGGCCGTCAGCTTGCCGTGCTCGCGCGTGAGGAGCGTGACCAGCCGGTCCGCTTCCCCATAGTCCACGGTGGAGAGGACCAGCGCCTCGTCAGTGTATCGATCCATGCGTCAGGGGCGGGGCTGCGGCAGCGCCACCTTTCCAGTCACCACCAGGGCCGCGAACACGCCGGCGGCGAGCACCAACAGAACCACCGCGAGAATCAACCAAGCGCGCCTTCGCCGCTCGCGCTCCAGCGTCACGGGACTGGGCTCGGGAGCGGCCTTGTCCACCTCCTCGTAGCGGAGGATGGCCTCCTCGGGCGCCAGGCCGATGACGGTGGCGTAGGAGCGGATGTAGTTGACGATGAAGACCCGGTTGGGCAGCCGCTCGATCTGCCCTTCCTCCAGGGCGGCGATCAGACTCGGGGAAATCTTCGTCACCCGCGACACCTCGTCACGGGACAGGCCGCGCAGCTCGCGTTGCTGGGACAGATATCTGCCGAATTCGACGTAATCCACGGGGATGGGACTCGCTGGTTACAAGGCCTCGAGCAGGCGGTGGCAATCGTCCTTGAGGTTCTGGCTCGTCGCCTTGGCCTCGCACGTGGTGAAGCTCTGCTTCGCCTCCTCCAACTTCCCCTGCTTCACCAGGCAGGCGCCCTCACGCAGGTGGGCGTCCGCCACCTCCGGGCAGGCCTCACGATAACGGCCCAGATAGCGGCATGCCTCGGAAAGCTCGCCGCTTTCCTCGTAGATGGTGCCCAGGTTGCGGTAGCCCAGGCAGAAGCCGGGATTGATCGTCACCGCCGCCTTGATGTTCTGCAACGCCCGCTCCTTGTCGCCCTTCTTGTACAGGGCCCACCCCAGGTTGCTCTGCGCGATGAAGGGCGTGGGGTAGAGCATGTCGTTGAGTGCCTGCTCGTACAGGGGAATGGCCTCGTCATAGCGCGCCTGGGACAGATAGACATTGGCCAGGTTCGTCTTCGCCTCGGAGAAGGTCGGACGCAGCTGCAGGGCCTTCTGGTAGTGCACGATGGCCTCCTCGGGGCGGTTGAACGACAGGTGCAGGAGGATGGCCATGACGTGGTGCGCCTCCGGGTAGTCCGGATTGAGCTCCAACGACTTCTGGAGTTCCATGTAGGCAGCCTGCACGTTGCCCGCATGCTGGGCCTGCAGGGCCAGCTCGTAGTGGATCTCGGCGCCCTCGCGCTCCTTGTCGGTGGGGACATGCTTGCAACCCACCAGCAGGAGCGCGAGGAACCAGAGGGAGGAAGCGCGGGAGAGCATTCGGGGAGATCTCGTCACGGAAGGGGGAATCAGAAGGAGGCCAGCAGGCGGCCGAGGTTCGTCGAGGCCGTGCGCTTGTCGTCGGCCCGGGTACGGGGGCCCGGCGCCAGCTTGGGGTCCTTGTAGAAGACGGGCAAGCTCTTCAACAGCTCATCCTGCTGCGCGGTGGACAGGGAAGCGTAGTGCGCGTTGTCCATCATGAAGCCCATGGACTCCACGAAGGCGAGCGCCTCGGCCTCATGCTGTTGGGTTTCCTCGAGGCTCGTGCCGCGACGCGAGGGGGCGTACACGGCGCAATCCCGGGCCTCGGACAGGAACAGGTAGATGAAGACGGCGAAGCCGCTCGCGCCGCGCAGGCCCACCACGAAGGCCTGCGCGGGCCCCGCGGGCTTGCCGGGAATGGCCAGGTGGGGCGAGTTGATGGACTGGTGCACCAGCAGCACCTGCTCCCGCGCCGCGGGCAGACCCCGGAATCTGTCGTCGATGACGAACATGCTTGGGCACCATCCCTCGCGCTAGCGCGTGGTGAGGATGA
This Cystobacter fuscus DSM 2262 DNA region includes the following protein-coding sequences:
- a CDS encoding carbohydrate kinase family protein, translated to MTQDEAAALDVVCVGECLVDFLPTRAGERVRDVASWTPGIGGSLANVAVGVARLGGRSASVGVVGEDEFGHLLRERLAAEGVDVSRLRQTAEGRTGLVFISLDARGERSFCYFRTRSAEFLLAERDVDPAFLARARVMHLGTNSLALPEARAAMLRGVEAARAAGRIVSCDPNIRIHAWEEPQVLRELLGRLLPRCTVVKMSEEEVAFATGQPGPVEALHHLAGLGVLLPVVTRGEAGAVFLWKGQVVHVEAPRARVVDTTGAGDGFTSGLLRGLSRRYPDAAALGRAPLEELTELVRFSCVVGSRVVEHLGAVAGLPSGAEVASAMPGWLREQSS
- a CDS encoding helix-turn-helix domain-containing protein, whose amino-acid sequence is MDYVEFGRYLSQQRELRGLSRDEVSRVTKISPSLIAALEEGQIERLPNRVFIVNYIRSYATVIGLAPEEAILRYEEVDKAAPEPSPVTLERERRRRAWLILAVVLLVLAAGVFAALVVTGKVALPQPRP
- the tgl gene encoding social motility TPR repeat lipoprotein Tgl, with the protein product MLSRASSLWFLALLLVGCKHVPTDKEREGAEIHYELALQAQHAGNVQAAYMELQKSLELNPDYPEAHHVMAILLHLSFNRPEEAIVHYQKALQLRPTFSEAKTNLANVYLSQARYDEAIPLYEQALNDMLYPTPFIAQSNLGWALYKKGDKERALQNIKAAVTINPGFCLGYRNLGTIYEESGELSEACRYLGRYREACPEVADAHLREGACLVKQGKLEEAKQSFTTCEAKATSQNLKDDCHRLLEAL
- the recO gene encoding DNA repair protein RecO, whose product is MDRYTDEALVLSTVDYGEADRLVTLLTREHGKLTAFAAGARKSKRRFAGALEPYMRLRVQLVETRGATVRLDSADIVTGYYAARADLPLIARALYAVELCRELTRDHEPHPELFALLEGYLHKLDAKEAGPTSLLAFELSALAHAGLMPRFDSCSLCGGPPGERPRFDQAHGGAVCEACAVRARDAVAISAELLSGLRALQDGERTPLPAELRARARALLNLFISHHLGRRLKSVDFMDQVGLD